One segment of Niveibacterium microcysteis DNA contains the following:
- a CDS encoding phosphatidate cytidylyltransferase, protein MMSIDLSKLPVPPWTGPTLGPRTTTALLFAGVFLVLILATLFGRYLRRRVRGRRVGVIESYVARVRGWWIMVAWIGVAFLAGRKGVALLFAFASFGTLREFITLSPTRLGDHWTLLAAFFLVLPLHYLGVWHGWLTFTELWVPVFAFLFLPIISALRGDAKRFMDRAANVQWGLMICVYCLSNVPQLLGLRINGYAGRNLLLIAFLVLVVQSGDVLQKFFSARLGRTPAAPGVSLTRTWEGLVLGGFGAALLGALLAWITPFGVWAAFGIALAATWMGFLGSLVMTAIKRDRGVRYWGHSIVGHGGMLDRVAPVAFAAPIYFHLVRYFYAS, encoded by the coding sequence ATGATGTCGATCGACCTCTCCAAGCTGCCGGTACCACCGTGGACCGGGCCAACGCTCGGCCCCCGCACGACCACGGCGCTGCTGTTCGCCGGCGTGTTTCTGGTGTTGATTCTCGCCACGCTGTTCGGGCGCTATCTTCGTCGCCGCGTGCGTGGCCGCCGTGTCGGCGTGATCGAGAGCTACGTTGCGCGCGTGCGCGGCTGGTGGATCATGGTGGCGTGGATCGGCGTCGCCTTCCTCGCCGGTCGAAAGGGGGTGGCGCTGCTGTTCGCCTTTGCGTCGTTCGGCACGCTGCGTGAGTTCATCACGCTGTCTCCAACGCGCCTGGGCGACCACTGGACGCTGCTGGCGGCCTTCTTCCTCGTGCTGCCGCTGCACTACCTTGGCGTGTGGCACGGCTGGCTGACCTTTACCGAGCTCTGGGTGCCGGTTTTCGCCTTCCTTTTCCTGCCTATCATTTCGGCGCTGCGCGGCGACGCCAAACGCTTCATGGATCGCGCAGCCAACGTGCAGTGGGGGCTGATGATCTGCGTCTACTGCCTCTCCAACGTACCGCAACTGCTGGGCCTTCGCATCAACGGCTATGCCGGCCGCAACCTGCTGCTGATCGCCTTCCTGGTGCTGGTGGTGCAGAGCGGCGATGTGCTGCAGAAGTTCTTCTCGGCCCGACTCGGGCGCACGCCTGCAGCGCCAGGCGTGTCGCTCACCCGGACTTGGGAAGGCCTGGTGCTGGGTGGTTTCGGCGCTGCGCTGCTGGGTGCACTGCTGGCCTGGATCACGCCCTTCGGGGTGTGGGCGGCGTTTGGCATCGCGTTGGCCGCGACCTGGATGGGCTTCCTCGGCAGCCTGGTGATGACGGCCATCAAGCGCGATCGCGGCGTGCGTTACTGGGGGCATTCGATCGTCGGCCACGGCGGCATGCTGGACCGCGTGGCGCCGGTGGCCTTCGCAGCACCGATCTACTTCCATCTGGTGCGCTACTTCTACGCCAGCTGA
- a CDS encoding 5-formyltetrahydrofolate cyclo-ligase, with protein sequence MKDSTLSSPSTVPEAAPDKALRQEMRRSAIAARESLAAAERERLSGLLCEQLRPLLARLSPRNLGFCWPYRGEPDLTAFVTDWLAAEAARVAALPVVVAADAPLAFSAWRPGAELAADAFGIPVPSQFESVDPDVVLVPLNAFDAAGYRLGYGGGFFDRTLAARSPAPISVGVGFELGRVDSIRPEPHDMPLDWIVTESGTFGPFRGKNGI encoded by the coding sequence ATGAAGGATAGCACTTTGTCGTCCCCCTCCACCGTGCCGGAAGCCGCGCCGGACAAGGCTTTGCGGCAGGAAATGCGACGCTCCGCCATCGCCGCGCGCGAGTCCCTTGCGGCGGCCGAGCGAGAGCGCCTGAGCGGGCTGCTGTGCGAGCAGTTGCGCCCGCTGCTGGCGCGTCTCTCACCGCGCAATCTGGGGTTCTGCTGGCCTTACCGTGGCGAGCCTGATCTGACCGCGTTTGTCACCGATTGGCTGGCAGCGGAAGCGGCCCGCGTGGCCGCGCTGCCGGTGGTGGTGGCTGCGGATGCGCCGCTGGCGTTCTCAGCCTGGCGGCCCGGCGCCGAACTGGCTGCCGACGCGTTCGGCATTCCGGTGCCGTCGCAGTTCGAATCGGTGGATCCGGATGTGGTGCTGGTGCCGCTCAACGCCTTCGACGCGGCGGGCTACCGGCTCGGCTATGGTGGGGGATTCTTCGATCGCACGCTGGCGGCGCGAAGCCCGGCGCCGATCTCCGTCGGGGTGGGGTTCGAGTTGGGGCGTGTCGATAGCATCCGGCCCGAGCCACACGATATGCCGCTCGATTGGATCGTGACAGAAAGCGGCACGTTCGGGCCGTTTCGCGGCAAGAACGGTATTTGA
- a CDS encoding lysophospholipid acyltransferase family protein yields MSLASFVAWVICGFARMLTGVQARWLGCAPAPVQRIYFANHSSHVDFVLIWASLPKSLRRRTRPVAGSDYWEKSAVRRFLIHQVFRAVLVDRARSGGCDPLEVMRAALDAGDSLIIFPEGTRNLGDELLPFKGGLFHLAESHPKVELVPVWLANLNRVLPKGQILPVPLICTVGFGEPIGLAQDEDRDDFLHRARSVLQSWAPKGEEPLE; encoded by the coding sequence ATGTCTCTAGCGTCTTTCGTTGCCTGGGTGATTTGCGGTTTCGCCCGCATGCTGACCGGTGTCCAGGCTCGCTGGCTCGGATGCGCGCCTGCGCCCGTCCAGCGCATCTACTTCGCCAACCACTCCAGCCACGTCGATTTTGTGCTGATCTGGGCGAGTTTGCCCAAGTCGCTGCGCCGTCGTACGCGCCCGGTGGCGGGCTCCGATTACTGGGAAAAGTCGGCCGTCCGCCGCTTCCTGATCCATCAGGTGTTCCGTGCCGTGCTGGTCGACCGTGCGCGCAGTGGCGGTTGCGATCCGTTGGAGGTGATGCGGGCCGCGTTGGACGCGGGCGACTCCTTGATCATCTTCCCGGAAGGCACGCGCAACCTCGGTGATGAGCTGTTGCCCTTCAAGGGCGGCTTGTTCCACTTGGCCGAGAGTCATCCGAAGGTGGAGCTGGTGCCGGTGTGGCTGGCCAACCTCAACCGCGTGCTGCCCAAGGGCCAGATTCTGCCGGTGCCGCTGATCTGTACCGTAGGCTTTGGCGAGCCGATCGGGCTGGCGCAGGACGAGGATCGCGACGACTTCCTTCACCGCGCGCGCAGCGTGCTGCAATCCTGGGCGCCGAAGGGTGAGGAGCCGCTCGAATGA